In the Chelonoidis abingdonii isolate Lonesome George chromosome 13, CheloAbing_2.0, whole genome shotgun sequence genome, one interval contains:
- the LOC142047668 gene encoding CMRF35-like molecule 1, with protein MRIFPILGWMLFPGCWAVTGPGAVRGPAGGSVAVWCRYRAGYEDYQKFWCRAGRWHCSNGHIVEIDGSEAEATRGRVSIRDDHTQHMFTVTVENLTLADTGTYHCGVGRTGPDLRATVELTVSPATSSPPPTERSSANQDITSPVDPDPDSDILLHILLPCVLLLLILFLLSAMMLVRVSKKRKKELSGASVQKDKKINLSNLGSEETEEVSYVTVTISTPNQQPIYANMEQRPKTTRPAKPPEETLYSAVK; from the exons GCTGCTGGGCGGTGACAGGCCCCGGGGCCGTGCGCGGCCCCGCAGGCGGGTCGGTGGCTGTGTGGTGCCGGTACCGGGCAGGCTATGAGGATTATCAGAAGTTCTGGTGCCGGGCAGGACGTTGGCACTGTTCCAACGGTCACATCGTCGAGATCGATGGGTCGGAGGCGGAGGCGACGCGGGGCAGAGTCTCCATCCGAGATGATCACACCCAGCACATGTTCACCGTGACCGTGGAGAACCTGACACTGGCAGACACCGGCACGTACCACTGCGGGGTAGGGAGAACTGGGCCTGATCTCAGAGccactgtggaactcactgtctCCCCAG CtacttcttccccacccccaacagaaAGGTCATCAGCTAATCAAGACATCACTTCCCCTGT GGATCCGGACCCAGACTCAGACATCCTCCTCCACATCCTGCTACCATGTGTCCTGCTGCTTCTCATTTTGTTTCTGCTCTCTGCTATGATGTTGGTGAGAGTGTCCAAGAAGCGGAAAAAAG AGCTTTCAGGAGCATCTGTGCAGAAGGACAAGAAAATCAACCTGTCTAATTTG GGGTCAGAAGAGACAGAAGAGGTTTCTTATGTCACTGTAACGATTTCCACCCCCAACCAGCAGCCCATCTATGCCAACATGGAGCAGCGTCCCAAGACAACACGCCCAGCCAAGCCCCCTGAGGAAACCCTGTACAGCGCTGTGAAGTAG